A window of Mobula hypostoma chromosome 7, sMobHyp1.1, whole genome shotgun sequence genomic DNA:
GCCggacagctatgttggctggagtcagagctttatgctttggctcttggtagggtcactcatgccaaataggtcaaagtgtaggggccagactaagagtgctcCACCGGTCCTcaaggttcaggggttcagctcagggccaacaaccctgactggagaaacaaaattgttacggaaacagcaatgaagaaccatTCTACATCTGAGAGTGacaatattcctgagtctccacctgggacttgcatacCTCACCGTAGCGAAAACTGACAGGAAGCTACTgagatgatgaaggaagccctaagcaccgccagagatggaggaccttcattgctgccctaaatgtctGTAGTATAACAAGCTAGTAGATACCAATAGGACAGGGAATGACTAGGTtaacaggaaggggaagtcgagggaacacgcaccagtcctcactgaggggtcagcagtggaaagaatgaGTAGTTTTATGTTTATGGGTGTCAATATCccggaggatctatcctgggcccaacatgttgatgcgaTTATGAAGAAGGAATGCCGGCAGCTAGACTTCAGTAGCAGTTTGAGgggatctggtatgtcaccaaagacactagcaaatttctgcagctataccatggagagcattaacatagaaacatagaaaacctacagcacaatacaagccctacggcccacaaagttgtgccgaacatatcctgccttagaaattactaggcttacctatagccctctatttttctaagctcgatgtacctatctaaaaatctcttaaaagaccctatcgtatccgcctccaccaccattgccggcagcccattccatgcagtcactgctctctgagtaaaaaacttacccctgacatctcctctgtacctactccccagcaccttaaacctgtgccctcttgtggcaactatttctgccctctgactatccacatgatcaatgcctctcatcatcttatacacctctatcaggtcacctttcatcctccgtcgctccaaggagaaaaggccgaattcactcaacctaatctcataaatcatgctccccaatccaggaaacatccttgtaaatctcctctgcaccctatggcttccacatccttcctgtagggaggtgaccagaactgagcacagtactccaagtggggtctgaccagggtcctatatagctgtaacattacctcttggctcctagaTTCAattccacgactgatgaaggccaatacaccgtatgccttcttaaccacagagtcaacctgcgcagctgctttgagcgtcctatggactcggaccccaagacccctctgatcctccacactgccaagagtcttaccatcaatactatattAATACAGGTTGACCTTCTATAATCcagcaccactgggacctgaggagtgccggattagtgacaatgccgaattacagaaggatcacattaagcgaTAGTCTaccgcctcatcatacctttaaaatatgtaaatcagtACTTGTTAGATAgtaatgaaacagaaatattaaatgagtagcaagtgaaattttGAAGTATTAtactgtacaggcacagataaaataaagggtaCAGGTAAATGTACAGGAATTAACTGGCAGGTGAGATGGGCGGGTGCCGGGCGGCTGCGCTTCACACAAAAGATATTAATAAtagcaggaaaacaagcaggaatcccctgtctgtgcttacaagagtgCCCCAGcacgtgaacagatctagcgcaaccaaaacaatgcacagcagattggtacggtggcccgggaaatttgaaattacagttgcacGGAAAAAATGAAATCAGTGCCAGATTACCAAAGGAACTGGATTATAGGTAGCTGGATTAGTGGAGGGCGACCTGTACTATATTCTGTCAATAATAAGACTGAAATAAGATTGATGATCTCAGGGCAAGGCGGCTGTATCAGAGGCAGATCTTAATAGTTTGTTGCATTGAGACTTGGTTAACAGCAAACACAATGGACGCAGCTATCTGATGAGACGGTTTTAAGATTTTCTTTATCCTCCTTTACACTCCAATTTGATATTAATTTTTCTTTGTACGTTCACAACATCAGACAATCTTGACATCTGATTTTGGAACTTCAATTCTTATGTTTCTTTTCTGCATTTCTCTGTAATATATTTATAACTTTTATTTTGGCAAAAAGCTCCTTGctaaattaagtttatttttcttctttctccattTGATGTTGTTCTCTTGCAGCTTGAAGCAGCATGACTGGTTGCACAAGATCTGAAAAATTCGCAGATggttgtagacttagccagctccatcatgggcactagcctcccaggcactgaaaacatcttcaaaaggcaatgcttcaagatCCACTGTGAAGGACCCtggccatctgggacatgccctcttctcattgctaccatcagggaggaggaataggagcctgaagacacaccctcaTCGACTTAGGAAGAGTTTCTtctcctttgccatcagattttggaATGGACCATGAGCACTACATCACTTTTTGCACTATGCTTTTAAGTTGTTTTAATCTCTTATTGTAAGttccagtaatttttatgtattacactgtactgctgccgcaaaacaacatgtcagtgataataaaccagatccGAGAAACACGCAGGCATACTAATCTGTTTGCGAGCTTTAAGTGTTGGCTGTTCTGCAACATTCCCCATGGCAATTTTCCACTGTGACAACATTAGATGGGGATTTTGCAGATCCGGGAGCTGACTGTCTTTTGCTGCATGTTATAGACTAGATTATAACTTCGGGCATGTCCACCAAAGCAACAGATGTGCAAGTGAGGCTAAGGACTCCCTAATTAAAGTATTGCTATACCCTTGGCATCAGGCAGTTTGACTCAGATTGGTAAAAATTCATATTTTTGGAAGAAGCGCCCCATTCTGTCGGACAGTGCTGACTATGAGACTCCAGGCTGACAGCTCCCTTAAGTTCCTCGTGCAAATGCTTCTCTGCAATTTCAATTTCCATCGCAACCAATCTCACGTACTATATTTAGCAACATCCTGGGTAAGGTAGAGCCCAGTGCAGTCACCCTGATGCAATGGGAGGGGAAACCCAAGTAGCCCCTTGAGGGTTCTTATCAAACTGAGCAACGTCATTGGCTGTACATCACCCGTATGGTTTAAGGATGTCTGTGACATTATTGGCTCAGGGCTAATTATTCACTTCAGCTCACTGCATTAATACCATACTCACGGTTCATAGAACATTGAATAGGACAGCACagtaccggcccttcggcccacaaagttgtgccgaccttttaacctactccaaaaccATGCTAGTGCTTCCCTCGTACGCAGCCCTCcatcttttttgtcttgcatGTGCCTGACTAAGAATCCCCTTACATctcccgaatgtatctgcctctgccataaAACcatgacacagaagcagaattaggccattcagagtgtgctctgactctatgtcatggctgatttattatcccttccaccatccctggcagtgtgttccacccaCTTACCGCTCTTCGTGTGtaaaaaatacctctgacatcccctgtatactccaattaccttaaaattctatcctcttgtattagccattgccacctgAAGATAAAGACACTGGCTGTCCACACCATCTatctctcatcatcctatacatcCTATAACTAAAAATCTATTagtctctctcaggagtattatttgtttatttccaACTCAACAAGTCCATGTTACTCAATTACATCCAGGTGACCGATGATCCTATTAACCTGTacgtatgtgggaggaaaccggagcatctggagggaCCTCaaacggtcatggggagaatccttacagagagcggtggaattgaacacagctcactggtgctgtaataacatTATGCCCTCTGCTACGTTACAGTCATAGAATTCTACAATCAGAGAATTGGCAGGGAATTCCAAGGTTCGctgtcctctgagtgaagaactttcttCTGATGTCAGTGCTGAATGGCAAAGCACATGTTTTGAAACTGCCACTCCTGGAGGTGGGGGGATACCATCCACTGTGACACTGTCCAATTGCTTTGGCCTTAGATATGCTTCCCCAGTGGCACATAACCTGGCTGGATCAATGCCCAACATACATTGTTCTTTGATTTACCCATGCATAACACATTGTTTAAACAGAGCTAGAATAACTCAgggtcatcttgaatgttgctgataacacaaagatgACAACATCAAACTGAACACTGCCTGCACAAGAATCAGACCAGGTGCTCCGAATATGATGTTGGCCACTTTAAAACACCAGCCGTGTAAAAATGCTTCATAATCATTATATTACCCATGGTTAATAccagcacacacaagatgcctTGCCCATGATACAGATTTGAGAAGATAGTGCTTATTTAAGCATAATGTCAAACCCTTCATATTGACGATCAGTGAACTGTCCAACAAGAATGCTGAAACATTCAATCTTTCATAATTACAATGCTATAATAAAAACTATTTATGATACATAAATACTAAACTACCACTATAGTTTTAAAATGAGGCAAAACCAGTTCATATTCCAtgttggaggaggagaagatggcggctgttatctgtcaagtagggtgccgtgcacaatcctgatttgatggagacagacgtgagaacatggaggaacatctggagaaacttctgaaatgccctttctcgctgccgctgctactgtgtgatccagaatctccggaggagaaggccccgagtcctcggctttgcttgttgcttggcggccggggctgggtcGAAGTACTagacagaggatggtgcttgggaggctgtatcggagggactggttggaggctcgaagttttcggatggactcagagtcggctgtggtccggTGCTTCCAacgcatcggcagttgtcggcacctggaggtttatggcagagaatGTTTCTTCCGTTTGCTGCCTGTTATTGAGACTATTGGGAGTCCTGataactcccgatagtcccgataacaggcagcaaaagggagaaacttttttttcccgtgcccatggtctactctttatgaaattatggtattgctttgcactgctgtaactatatgttataattatgtggttttgtcagtgttagtctttggtttgtccttttttttgtgatatcactctggaggaacattgtatcatttcttaatgcatgcatttctaaatgacaataaacgaggactgagtgtcctcataatctaatcattgTGGTCTGGCTTCTGCACCAGTCTGCCATCAAACTATGACATGGCATTGATAAACATTTCCTTTGTGCACATATTGAATGGTTGTAGgccacactttattctgcatttggcTATACTTTCCAGCAATAGTTTTACTTTAAATTAGAATTTTAACTAGACTATAACATGCAAAATAATCTCATTTAGTTGAAagtgattttgcagatgctggaaatccagagcaacacacatgaaatgctggaggaactcagcaggtcagacagcgtctatggaggggaataaatagacaatgtttcggaccgagacccttcttcaggtcttgtTGAATTTAGAGGAAATTATCATTTTTTTCTTATTGATGAATATCACATTTAAGTTCAAAAGCCAATGAATGCGCTCCAGTTTGCAAACTGTGGGTGAGTGTTGTTGCTCTAACAAGAGAGATTGATAATCTCTATCATTATTTGTTTATATTCCTGCCTGAATTTGTGGTTTAAAACACCATACACGATAGCATTCAAACTGCTGTTGAAGTATGCCATGAAATAGCTGGCAATGAAAAGCCAGTCTGGTATCATGTTTGCCAACTTTGGATTTACTACTACTCCCAGGCCAATGATGTTCAACGGTACCCAACAAATAGCAAAGAGCACAAAGACCACAAACATTGTTAGGAAGTTCCTGAAGTCATGGTGATTTATCCTGGATGGATTTTCCAGTTTAACTCTCTTTCGGACCCGGATGACATAGATCCAGATATGCAGGTAGCAATATGAGACGATGCTGATTGGCAGAATGAAATGGATGGCTGCAATGGTGACAGTGTAGAAGGGACTGACAGACTGAGCAAAAGTGCAGGAGTATATTCGTGGATCATACTGGAGAGATTCCACAAAGTGAGTGGGAATGACTGCTAGACATGTCAACATCCAGACCAGCAACACGTAGCAAGAGGTTTTTCTGTGGCTGAAGATCTTTTTATATTTCAGACCGTGGCAGATGTAACAATATCTGTTGATTGCAATAGCAGTGATGTTAAAGATGGAGCCAATTACACTCAGTCCCAGGAGCAGCCCACTCATTTGACAGTGGATGTAACCATGTACCCATCCATTGCGAAAGATTGCTATTAGAGTTAGAGGATAAGGGTAGATTGCCACAACAAGGTCAGCAATGGCGAGACTTATCACAAAGACGTTACCTATAAGATAAAACACAGGTGGTTAGCTCAGCAGTGAACATCATTGCTCTCAATTATaagcacaacagattctgcagatgctggcaattcagagtaacacacactatGCAGGAGGAACTTAGCACGTCAGACAGCAGCTATGTTCGGATGAAGCgtattggcccaaaatgtcggcactttattcctctccatggatgctgtctgacctgttgagacCCTTTGGCATTTTGCCTTTAATCGCATTAGAATTGTTAAAGCTACTGGTAGTGAaggtcaaattaaatttattatcaatatgcgtaaatgtcaccatttactatcttgacattcattttcttgcaggcatttacaggaaaataaagaaatttatGAAAACAATACATAAACTAAAACTGAcgaacaagcaatgtgcaaaagaaggcaaattaaggaaataaaaaagaaaaaataatcctgagaacgtgagttgtagagtccttgaaattaagcctggaggttgtggaatctcttacttgctcttctttcagttagtcctgatgaagggtctcggcctgaaatgtcgactgtacctcttcctagagatgctgcctggcctgctgcgttcaccagcaacttttatgtgtgttgcttgaaattccagcatctgcagaattcctcgtgatggtggaatcagttcagtttacttatttttatttagagatacaatggggaaaaggcccttctagcccaacaagcaacccacctatttaacctgctaactggtgcatctttggattgtgagatgaaagcagagcacctggaggggagaacatacaaactgaaTGCCAGAACTAAACTCTGAACTTCCATGccccagctgtaatagtgtcgtgctaaccactaagctatgTTATCTGTTGTAATgtcagcattattaaaagtaagataATACTAATTAGGATGATGGGGGACGGGggtttacttccgttctttttacttttggtgtgctttgtatatagtgtgcctGCCGTGCCATaagggttgtgaaagcctctgtatatacataacggctttgaagttcgagataaagttgtttctttggcatgaagttgtcgagtgtgcctttttcaaggtagaagttaccacatatttttggtGACGAGGTGAACTGGATTTTGTGACCGTATCGGCATGTTTTTCGAGTGGGAGCAGCAGCGCCGATAAGGGGCCCCACGTTCAGATGGCTATGTTTAGGACTATCGGTGAACTTGTGGAAGGAAACgaggactggccggagtatgaggaaagattgggacaccttttctgtgctaatggaattactgaggaggctaagaagcactctattctcctgagtgtgcgTGGGCCAAAggcttacaagctaataaggaatttagccgcACCACGGAAACCGGGGGATATTCCATATGACGAACCGGTCAAGCTCGTGcggaaccactacaatccgaaaccttctgtgttagtccaacggtgtaagtttcacagccgtttcaggaagccaggtcagtctgtggccaattttgtggccgagctttGGCAGCTGTTGGAGCAATGTGATTTCAGAGCAGTGTTGGATGACATGCTCCGTGAtcgattggtatgcggcattagTAATGATGGCATACAATgctgcctgttaggggaaactccaccgttgactttcaagaaagcgtTAGAGATttcccaaggcatggagatggctgctaataatgtcaaggatatccagaaagtggggggggggggggttgcagttggtggcagtgcaccaagtcaggagggagactggaaaaCAGGCAAAGTGGGTGaaatgtttccggtgtggagggacgcactgtgcaaatgattgcaaattcaaagacactgtctgccatgcttgtagcaaaaagggacacttagctaaaaagtgcagaagttcaaagggtaagattaagc
This region includes:
- the mtnr1al gene encoding melatonin receptor type 1A-like, with amino-acid sequence MSGVMILSKNLTLEDVERLPERSAWVTSVLATVLIFTIVVDLLGNSLVIVSVFRNKKLRKARRNVFVISLAIADLVVAIYPYPLTLIAIFRNGWVHGYIHCQMSGLLLGLSVIGSIFNITAIAINRYCYICHGLKYKKIFSHRKTSCYVLLVWMLTCLAVIPTHFVESLQYDPRIYSCTFAQSVSPFYTVTIAAIHFILPISIVSYCYLHIWIYVIRVRKRVKLENPSRINHHDFRNFLTMFVVFVLFAICWVPLNIIGLGVVVNPKLANMIPDWLFIASYFMAYFNSSLNAIVYGVLNHKFRQEYKQIMIEIINLSC